The nucleotide window CCTGGTGGCCAATTTGGCCGAGGCGGCGGCCGATGCCGTAGGCGCCGACTCCCTGCTGGCGCGAGTGGGCGCCTATTATCATGATATAGGGAAACTCAAACGTCCGTACTTTTTTATTGAAAACCAGGTGACGGCTGAGAATCCCCATGACCGCCTGGCCCCCACTTTAAGCACCCTCATCATTTCCTGCCACGTCAAGGACGGGTTGGAAATGGCCAGGGAATATCGCCTGCCCCAGGTGATTCAGGATATTATAGCCCAGCACCATGGGGCTACTTTAATGAGCTATTTCTACCATAAAGCCCGGGAAAACAGCCGGGAAGACAGCGTGAACGAAAACGACTTTCGCTATGAAGGCCCCATTCCCCAGACCAGGGAAGCGGCCATAGTCATGCTGGCCGACAGTGTAGAGGCCGGCATCCGTTCTTTGCCCAGGCCCACCCCAGGACGCATGGAGGGGTTCGTACGCAAAATCATCAAAGAAAAACTGGAGGACGGCCAGCTGGAAGCCAGCGACTTGACCTTTAAGGATCTAAGCCTCATCGCGGAAGCCTTTATGCGCGTTCTAAACGGCATTTTCCACAACCGGGTGGAATATCCGGAAGCGGTTCTCAAAGAAATGGAAAGGAGAAAAAACCGCAATGGAGTGCTCCATAAACAATCTGCAGGATGATTACCCCCTGAAAGAGGAGGTAATATCCCTGCTGGAAAGGGTGCTGCAGGAGGCCGCCGCTGTCCTGGGAGTAGACGGGCAGGCGGAGGTTAGCCTCACCCTGGTGGACGACGCCGCCATCCAGGACTTAAACCGTACCTATCGGGGGATCGACGCCCCGACCGACGTCCTCTCCTTCGCCCTGGAAGAAAACGTTCCCGATGAGCCCGTCTCCTTCACCCCCGAGGTGGAAAGGCTTTTGGGAGACATTGTCATTTCCGTGCCCGCGGCCGTCCGCCAGGCGCGTGAATACGGCCACAGCCTTGAAAGGGAGCTGGCCTTTCTGGCGGTCCACGGGTTTCTCCACCTCCTGGGTTACGACCATGAAGGGGAAGAGGCGGCCGCCAGGATGGAAGCGCGCCAGGAAGAGATCCTTGCCCGGATGGGGTTGAAACGGTAATGCTGGATAAATTCCGGGCGGCCCTGGTCGGGGTGTTCTACTGCCTGCGCACCCAGGTCAATATGGTCATCCACTTGACGGCCGCAGCGGCGGTCGTAGCCGCCGGGGTGTACTTTCATGTCCGGCCCTGGGAATGGGCCGTTTTAACCCTCACCATTACCATGGTTATAGCGGCGGAGGCCTTTAATACGGCTTTAGAAGTGGCCGTCGACCTTTACACCTCAAAATACCATCCCCTGGCGCGGATCGCCAAGGACGTCGCCGCCGGGGCGGTGCTGATGACCGCCATCGGGGCGATAATCATTGCCTGCATAATTTTCGGCCCCCGCCTGGGGCTTTATTAAAGGGCTTCGCCCCGGATGGTGCTGTACAGAACGCCCACCGGCGGGAGGGAGGGAGAAGGGTCGAGGAGACCCAGGGCTTCCAGGACCTCCTTCAACCCCCGGCTTAAGGGATAGTTCTCCACCTCCCGCAGGGGTACCCAGCGGACCGCCGCGGCGTCGCTGGCGGCTTTAATGCTGCCTCCAAGGTATTCGGCCCAAAAATCGATAAGGACGTAATGAAATTTTATCCGGCCGTCGCCGTCGGTATAAATGCTGTCCAGGACGGCGATGGGATGACCGGCGGCCACTTTGATGCCGCACTCTTCCAGAACCTCCCGTTCCACGGCCTCCCGTACCGTTTCGCCTGCCTCTTGACTGCCGCCGGGCAGGCTCCAAAGGCCTTCGGCCGGCGGTGCCCCTCGCCGTACCAGAAGAATGCTGTCGTCCTTAATGACCACCGCCCCCACGCCGACGAGGGGGCGGGAAGGATAAGTCCGCTGCATGTCCTCACCCTTTCACCAGGTTTTCCGTTCTTCCCTAATTATAGTTCAATTTCCCGAAAAATTGACCGCCGACTGGCTCTAATGGTAAAATTAGATAAGGAGGACGCCTCATGTCTTTAAGACCCGAAGAATTAATCGCCGCCGCGTCCGCGGCTAGAAAAAGGGCGTATGCGCCCTATTCACTCTTTCCTGTAGGTGCGGCTTTACTAACGGCTACGGGCAAAGTGTATACGGGGTGCAATATAGAAAACGCCTCCTATGGTTTAACCGTATGCGCCGAACGGGTGGCCGTATTCCAGGCCGTGGCCGCCGGCGAACGGGAGTTTTTAGCCCTGGCGGTAGTTGGCGGTAAAGATGCGCCTTCCTTTCCCTGCGGCGCCTGCCGCCAAGTTTTGGCCGAGTTTGCTTCTGAGCTGGAAATCTTCATAGGACGGCCCGGCGGTCCCTGGATTCGCCGCACCCTCAAGGAGCTGCTGCCCGACACCTTTATCATGAAATGAGGTGCCGCTGTTTTGGTTGAATATTTTTCCGGATTTGCCGGCCTCATCGGCCGGCCCAACGCCGGCAAATCAACCCTGTTGAACCGCCTGGTAGGCCATAAAATCGCCATCATGTCCGAAAAGCCCCAGACGACGCGCAATAAAATTTTGGGGGTGCTGACGACGGACACCTACCAGATTGTCTTCCTCGACACGCCCGGCATCCACAAGCCCATCCATCAGCTGGGGGAATATATGGTGGCCGTGGCCCGCAGCACCCTGGGCGAAGTGGACGTAATCCTCTACGTAGTTGACGTTGCCGTTCCTCCGGGACCCGGCGAAGAATACATTATTGCCCAGTTAAAAGAAGTCGCTACCCCCGTTATCCTCGTTCTTAATAAAATCGACCTGGTGGACGACGCCGTCCTTAGAGAGCGGGAAGAATTCTTCCGCTCCCGCCTGGACTTTAAAGCCGTGCAGGCCGTCTCGGCCCTGGAGGGCACCAATGTAGCCGCCCTGCCGGAAATAATATTAAAGTTTTTACCGCCCGGGCCCCAGTATTATCCTCCGGACATGATCACCGATCAACCGGAAAAATTCATTATAGCCGAGCTCATCCGGGAACAGGTCCTTCACGCCACCCGGGAAGAAGTGCCCCATGCGGTGGCCGTTGTGGTGGAGGAAATAGCCGAGCGCCCCAACGGCTTTCTCTACGTCGATGCGGTGATTTATGTGGAAAGGGAATCCCAAAAGGGCATCATCATTGGAGAAGGAGGAGGCCGTCTCAAAGGCATCGGCACTGCGGCCCGCCGGGAGATGGAAGCCCTGCTGGGCAGCAAAATTTTTTTAAATTTAAGGGTGCGCGTAAAAAAGAATTGGCGTCGTGAGGAACTGGCGTTACGCCAGCTGGGTTATGATCGCCGCCTTATCCAGTAGTACCCTGGTATAAGGCGCGCCTTTTAGGCCAGTCTATTTATTACCCCACTACGGCGAAACCCGGAAAGGATGACGCCTATGCAGTCGAAGGATACGTGGTGGCGCCTTTTTACCCTGACGGGCAGCATTGAAGCCTATCTTTTGTACCGCCTGCTTGAACGGCAGCTGGCTGCCGATGAATGGCGGCAGGAAAGGCAACTTTCGGGAGAAGGATAAAGAATGGCGGGCTATTTCCGGGCCGAAGGCATAGTTTTGAAAAGCAGGGACTACGGCGAAACGGACCTGCTCTTGACCATCCTCACGCCCCATCATGGCAAGGTAGAGGCCATCGCCAAAGGGGTGCGTAAATCCAAAAGCAGCCTGCGCAGCGGAACCCAGCAGCTCTGCCGGTCCCGCTTTTTATTTTACGCCGGTAAAAGCCTGGCCACCGTCACCCAGTGTGAAGTACAGTCGATTTTCGCTCCCTTGCGTAGCGATTTACAGCTTCTGGCCTATGCCTTTTATCTGGTGGAGATCGCCGACGTCGTCGTCATGCCCGGCCAGATCAATAGGGCCATGTATTATCTTTTAAAAGAGGGGCTGGAGGCCCTGGGGGCGGCCCGCCCTTCCCTTGTGGCCCGCGCCTTTGAAGCCCGCACTTTAAAAATCATGGGTCTGGAGCCCCGCCTCGACCGCTGCGCTTCCTGCGACGGCATGTTAGAGCTAAAGGGGAAGGTGACCGTTGCGCCGGCAGCCGGTGGGGCTATTTGTTCCCGGTGCCGCGGGCAAAAGCCTCCGGAATACCAGGTAGTGCCGGGTAGTATAAAGATATGGCAACAGTTAAATCATATAAACTGGCGGCACCTTCAGCGCCTGCGTTTGAGCCCGTACTTTGATAAAGAGCTGGGGGAAATTATGCCCGCCTTTTTAGAATACTATTTAGACAGGAAACTCAAATCCCGTGCCTTGATCAATGAGATAGGGGGCGTTACAGATGACGGAACTGGAAAAAATCGATCAGCTGCGCGAGCGCTTAGGAATTAGCTACCGGGAGGCCAGGGATGCCCTGGAACGGGCGGGAGGTGACGTTTTAGAGGCCCTCATCCAGTACGAAGAAACTGCCAAAGAAGGGCTGCAAAAGGAGCTGGCCGGGTGGAGCGCAAAGCTCATGGAGCGTATTCGTGGCATCCTGCAGCGGGGCAATGTGGCGCGGATTAAAGTCAAAAAGGACGGCAAAACCGTGGCCGAAATACCGGCAACCGTCGGCGCTCTGGGAGTTTTAGGGATTCTTGCCAGCAGCGAGTTGGCCGTCCTGGCGGGTCTAAGCACGGTGGCCGCCCTTTTTAACCGCTACACCCTGGAAATCGAGCGGCCCGACGGGCAGGTGGAAGAACATACCCTGGCTGGCGACGACCAAGTTGACAACTAGAGGTTATTTTGCTAAATTAATGACATGTAAGGCTGGCCAGGGGCCGGCCAAAGTGTTCTGACGAAAAGTTAGCTCCCGTCCCTGGCAGGGCGGGGGCTTCTTTTGTAAGAGGGGAGAAATTTAATTTGAATTTCCAGGAATTAATCTTGACCCTGCAGCAGTACTGGGCGGCCCAGGGCTGCGTCATCCAGCAGCCCTACGACCTGGAAAAAGGAGCCGGCACCATGCACCCGGCGACTTTTTTGCGGGTGCTGGGGCCGGAGCCGTGGCGCGTGGCCTATGTCGAGCCTTCCCGGCGTCCCACCGACGGCCGCTATGGTGAAAACCCCAACCGCCTGCAGCATTATTACCAGTACCAGGTCATCTTAAAGCCTTCCCCCGACGACGTCCAGGATTTATACTTAAAGAGCCTGGAAGCCATCGGGATCGATCCTCGCGAGCACGACATCCGCTTCGTCGAGGATAATTGGGAATCTCCCACCCTCGGCGCTTGGGGACTGGGGTGGGAGGTCTGGCTGGACGGCATGGAGATTACCCAGTTTACCTACTTCCAGCAGTGCGGCGGTTTCGACTGCCGGCCGGTGAGCGCTGAGATCACCTACGGCCTGGAAAGGCTGGCCATGTACATACAGCAGGTGAACAGCGTTTTTGACATCGAGTGGGTAGACGGCATTACCTACGGCGACATCCACCACCAGACCGAGGTTGATTACTCCCATTACAACTTCAATGTCGCCGACATCGCCATGCTGACCACCCTTTTCAACGCCTATGAGGCCGAGGCCAAGCGGGTGGTGGAACAGGGCCTGGTACAACCGGCCTACGACTACGTCCTTAAGTGTTCCCACACCTTTAACCTCCTGGACGCCAGGGGAGCCATCAGCGTCACCGAACGGACGGCCTACATCGGCAGGATCCGGCACCTGGCGCGCCTGTGCGCCGCCGCCTATCTCGAGCAGCGGGAAAAACTGGGCTATCCCCTGCTAAACCATGCCATGGACGTTCCGGTCTTAGGCCGGGATCTGAAAGACGCGTACGACGTAAAGGAGGGATAGCCCGTGAGCCGCGACCTTATTTTTGAAATAGGCACCGAAGAGATTCCCGCCCGTTTTATGCCGGGGGCGCTGGAACAAATGGCCGACCTGGCTGCCGGGGTTTTTGAGGAATATCGTTTAAAGTATGACCGGGTGGCCACTTACGGCACGCCCCGGCGACTGGCCCTTTACATAAGCAACTTAGCGGAAATCCAGGAAGAAAGGGTTCAGGAGATTAAGGGACCGCCGGTAAAGGTGGCCTTCGACGCCGACGGCCGGCCTACCAAGGCCGCCCTGGGTTTTGCCAGGAACAACGGCGTCGCAGTGGACGAACTTGTTACCCGCAGCATTAACGGCGGGGAATACGTCTTTGCCGTCAAAAAGGAAGCCGGGCGCCCGGCCCTGGAGGTCCTGCCCGACCTGCTTTTAAACATCGTTAACGGTTTGAGCTTTCCCAAACCCATGCGCTGGGGAACCCTGGACATGCGTTTCGCCCGCCCCATACGCTGGGTGCTGGCCCTTTTCGGCGAGGATGTCGTACCTGTGGAGGTGGCCGGCCTTAAAGCAGGCCGCCTGACCTACGGTCACCGTTTTCTATCTCCAGGGCCCCATGAAGTCCCCGAGGCGGGTGCTTATTTTGCAATACTGGAGCAAAACTTCGTTCTGGTCGACCAAGAGCGCCGCCGGCGGCTTATTTGGGAGCAAGTGACCCGCCTGGCCGCCCGGGAAGGAGGACGGGTGGAAGAAGATCCCGATCTGCTGGAAGAAATAAATTACCTCCTGGAATATCCCACGGCCCTGGCCGGACGTTTTAACCCGGACTACCTGAAACTGCCCCACGAGGTAGTCATTACCCCCATGCGCGACCACCAGCGCTACTTCCCCGTGTGGAACGATCGGGGGGAGCTCCTGCCCCTGTTTATCACCGTCCACAACGGCACCGACGCCCACCTGGAAACCATCGGCCGCGGCAACGAAAGGGTGCTGGCGGCAAGACTTGCCGATGCCGCCTTCTTTTACCGGGAAGATCAGAAAATCCCCCTGATGGATAGGGTGAAGAAACTGGCGGAGATCGTCTTCCAGGAAAATCTGGGGACCATGTATGATAAAACAAAACGCATTGTACGTTTAAGCCGCTTGCTGGTCACGGAGCTGGATCTGCCGGATTACTTGACGCCGCTGGTAGAACGTACGGCGGAGCTGGCCAAGGCTGATCTGGCTACTGCCATGGTCTACGAATTTCCCGAGCTTCAGGGGATTATGGGCTCCTACTACGCCGCCCACGACGGCGAAGATGCCGAAGTGTGCAGGGGCATCCGCCAGCACTACTGGCCCCGTTTCGCCGGCGACCGCTTGCCCGATTCTTTGACGGGGATGGTCGTGGGCCTGGCCGACCGGCTGGACACCCTGGTGGGCTGCTTCGGCGCCGGGCTGATTCCCACTGGTTCCCAGGACCCTTACGCCCTGCGCCGCCAGGCCGCAGGGCTGGTAACCATGGCCGTGGAGCTTAACCTTAAGTTTTCCTTGGCAAGGCTTATCGCCGCCGCCTACCAGGGTTACGGCGATGAAGGGATTAAGCTCCCCCGGGATTTAACCTTCGTCCAGGACCAGTTGGCCGCCTTTTGCCGCCAGCGTTTAGAGCATCTCCTGGAGGAAAAGGGCATTCGCTTTGACGTCATCGAGGCCTGCCTGGCTGTTGGTAGCGACGACCTGGCCGACGTCTACCACCGCGCCCGGGATTTGAACGCCTTCCGGGAAGAAGAGGGTTTTAACGCCCTGCAAACGGCCTTCACCCGCGCCTTCAACCTGGCCCGCCAGGCAGGCGAAAGGTACGTCCTGGAACCGGAGGCCTTGAAGGAAAAGGTGGAAATCGAACTCTACCGGGCCCTGGAAGAGGTACGGCGCCGAGTGGAACCGGAAATCAAGGCCGGCAGATATTTAGACGCCTTAAAAGCCATGATTCCCTTACGGGAGCCCATCGACGCCTTTTTTGACGGCGTCCTGGTCATGGCACCGGAAAAGGAAGTGCGCGCCAACCGCCTAGCCCTCCTTCAGGGGGTGGTGGACCTGGTCAGGCAACTGGCCGACTTTTCCCGCCTGGTACCTTAACGGAAATTTTTTGGCAAGCGGGAAGGAAAATAACCGGGTATGTGGTATACATTAGAGAGCATCCAGGCTGGGGGCCGGGAGGAGGGGTAAAAGGTGGAGCTTTCCCCGCGGCAGCAGCAGATTTTAGCCATCGTCAAACGTTCCGGACCCATTACCAGCCAGCAGATTGCCGAAGAGCTGAACATTTCTCGTGCCGCCCTGCGGCCCGATCTGGCCGTCCTCACCATGTCCGGCCTTCTGGAAGCCCGTCCCCGGGTGGGCTATTTTTTGAGCAGCAAACCCACCCAGGCCCTGGTTGCCGAGGAGATTAAAAAGATAAAGGTGGGGGACGTCAAGGGACTGCCGCGTGCCGTAAAAGTAAACACCTCGGTTTACGACGCTGTGGTGACCATGTTTTTAGAGGACGTCGGCACTTTGATGGTGGTTGATAATGAAGGCTACCTGGAGGGCGTTGTCTCCCGCAAAGACCTTTTGAAAGCCGCCATCGGCGGTGGCGATCTCCAGAAGATGCCTGTTTCGGTGGTCATGACGCGAATGCCGAACATCATCTGCACCACCTCTGACGAAACCGTCCTGACAGCCGCCCGGAAAATGATCGAACACGAAGTGGACGCCCTGCCGGTGGTCCGCCCGGTGGAAGGGCAGGAAAAGAAAGTGGAGGTTATCGGCCGCCTCACCAAGACGACCATTACCCGGCTCTTTGTCGAGCTGGGAGAAGGCGGCCGCTAGGGAAGGAGGGTTTACCATCGGCGTTATCTATATCATTTCCGACTCCTTAGGGGAAACGGCCGAGTATGTGGCCCGGGCGGCGGCCAGCCAGTTTGACGGCGGCGAGCTGGACATCCGCAGGGTGCCCTTTGTGACCGAAGCCGAGCATCTGGAAGAGGTCATGAACGAAGCGGCCCAGGAAGGGGGCATAGTTGTTTTTACCCTGGTCCTGCCGGAGTTGAAAAAGCGGCTGCTGGAGCTGGCGACCGAAAGGGGAATAACGGCCGTAGATCTCCTTGGGCCCTTGATAGATGCCTTCGCCCGGGCGACGGGCAGGGAGCCGCGCCAGGAGCCGGGTCTCATCCGCCGTTTGGATGAAGATTATTTCCGTAAAATGGAAGCCATTGAATTTGCCGTCAAATATGACAACGGCAAAG belongs to Moorella humiferrea and includes:
- a CDS encoding DUF4342 domain-containing protein; the protein is MTELEKIDQLRERLGISYREARDALERAGGDVLEALIQYEETAKEGLQKELAGWSAKLMERIRGILQRGNVARIKVKKDGKTVAEIPATVGALGVLGILASSELAVLAGLSTVAALFNRYTLEIERPDGQVEEHTLAGDDQVDN
- a CDS encoding NUDIX hydrolase codes for the protein MQRTYPSRPLVGVGAVVIKDDSILLVRRGAPPAEGLWSLPGGSQEAGETVREAVEREVLEECGIKVAAGHPIAVLDSIYTDGDGRIKFHYVLIDFWAEYLGGSIKAASDAAAVRWVPLREVENYPLSRGLKEVLEALGLLDPSPSLPPVGVLYSTIRGEAL
- a CDS encoding YqzL family protein, yielding MQSKDTWWRLFTLTGSIEAYLLYRLLERQLAADEWRQERQLSGEG
- a CDS encoding pyruvate, water dikinase regulatory protein — its product is MSSWEKAAAREGGFTIGVIYIISDSLGETAEYVARAAASQFDGGELDIRRVPFVTEAEHLEEVMNEAAQEGGIVVFTLVLPELKKRLLELATERGITAVDLLGPLIDAFARATGREPRQEPGLIRRLDEDYFRKMEAIEFAVKYDNGKDPRGLCHADLVLIGVSRTSKTPVCMYLAHKRLRAANLALVPEVPLPEELLTLPAEKIIGLTIDAEKLYQIRQERLKTLGLPGEAGYANRSRIEEELAYAREVMAKLGCPVIDVTNKAVEETADKILQIYYRREGYGK
- the glyS gene encoding glycine--tRNA ligase subunit beta — its product is MSRDLIFEIGTEEIPARFMPGALEQMADLAAGVFEEYRLKYDRVATYGTPRRLALYISNLAEIQEERVQEIKGPPVKVAFDADGRPTKAALGFARNNGVAVDELVTRSINGGEYVFAVKKEAGRPALEVLPDLLLNIVNGLSFPKPMRWGTLDMRFARPIRWVLALFGEDVVPVEVAGLKAGRLTYGHRFLSPGPHEVPEAGAYFAILEQNFVLVDQERRRRLIWEQVTRLAAREGGRVEEDPDLLEEINYLLEYPTALAGRFNPDYLKLPHEVVITPMRDHQRYFPVWNDRGELLPLFITVHNGTDAHLETIGRGNERVLAARLADAAFFYREDQKIPLMDRVKKLAEIVFQENLGTMYDKTKRIVRLSRLLVTELDLPDYLTPLVERTAELAKADLATAMVYEFPELQGIMGSYYAAHDGEDAEVCRGIRQHYWPRFAGDRLPDSLTGMVVGLADRLDTLVGCFGAGLIPTGSQDPYALRRQAAGLVTMAVELNLKFSLARLIAAAYQGYGDEGIKLPRDLTFVQDQLAAFCRQRLEHLLEEKGIRFDVIEACLAVGSDDLADVYHRARDLNAFREEEGFNALQTAFTRAFNLARQAGERYVLEPEALKEKVEIELYRALEEVRRRVEPEIKAGRYLDALKAMIPLREPIDAFFDGVLVMAPEKEVRANRLALLQGVVDLVRQLADFSRLVP
- a CDS encoding cytidine deaminase, with the protein product MSLRPEELIAAASAARKRAYAPYSLFPVGAALLTATGKVYTGCNIENASYGLTVCAERVAVFQAVAAGEREFLALAVVGGKDAPSFPCGACRQVLAEFASELEIFIGRPGGPWIRRTLKELLPDTFIMK
- the ybeY gene encoding rRNA maturation RNase YbeY, whose product is MECSINNLQDDYPLKEEVISLLERVLQEAAAVLGVDGQAEVSLTLVDDAAIQDLNRTYRGIDAPTDVLSFALEENVPDEPVSFTPEVERLLGDIVISVPAAVRQAREYGHSLERELAFLAVHGFLHLLGYDHEGEEAAARMEARQEEILARMGLKR
- the glyQ gene encoding glycine--tRNA ligase subunit alpha; the encoded protein is MNFQELILTLQQYWAAQGCVIQQPYDLEKGAGTMHPATFLRVLGPEPWRVAYVEPSRRPTDGRYGENPNRLQHYYQYQVILKPSPDDVQDLYLKSLEAIGIDPREHDIRFVEDNWESPTLGAWGLGWEVWLDGMEITQFTYFQQCGGFDCRPVSAEITYGLERLAMYIQQVNSVFDIEWVDGITYGDIHHQTEVDYSHYNFNVADIAMLTTLFNAYEAEAKRVVEQGLVQPAYDYVLKCSHTFNLLDARGAISVTERTAYIGRIRHLARLCAAAYLEQREKLGYPLLNHAMDVPVLGRDLKDAYDVKEG
- a CDS encoding helix-turn-helix transcriptional regulator, with the translated sequence MELSPRQQQILAIVKRSGPITSQQIAEELNISRAALRPDLAVLTMSGLLEARPRVGYFLSSKPTQALVAEEIKKIKVGDVKGLPRAVKVNTSVYDAVVTMFLEDVGTLMVVDNEGYLEGVVSRKDLLKAAIGGGDLQKMPVSVVMTRMPNIICTTSDETVLTAARKMIEHEVDALPVVRPVEGQEKKVEVIGRLTKTTITRLFVELGEGGR
- the era gene encoding GTPase Era; translated protein: MVEYFSGFAGLIGRPNAGKSTLLNRLVGHKIAIMSEKPQTTRNKILGVLTTDTYQIVFLDTPGIHKPIHQLGEYMVAVARSTLGEVDVILYVVDVAVPPGPGEEYIIAQLKEVATPVILVLNKIDLVDDAVLREREEFFRSRLDFKAVQAVSALEGTNVAALPEIILKFLPPGPQYYPPDMITDQPEKFIIAELIREQVLHATREEVPHAVAVVVEEIAERPNGFLYVDAVIYVERESQKGIIIGEGGGRLKGIGTAARREMEALLGSKIFLNLRVRVKKNWRREELALRQLGYDRRLIQ
- the recO gene encoding DNA repair protein RecO, with translation MAGYFRAEGIVLKSRDYGETDLLLTILTPHHGKVEAIAKGVRKSKSSLRSGTQQLCRSRFLFYAGKSLATVTQCEVQSIFAPLRSDLQLLAYAFYLVEIADVVVMPGQINRAMYYLLKEGLEALGAARPSLVARAFEARTLKIMGLEPRLDRCASCDGMLELKGKVTVAPAAGGAICSRCRGQKPPEYQVVPGSIKIWQQLNHINWRHLQRLRLSPYFDKELGEIMPAFLEYYLDRKLKSRALINEIGGVTDDGTGKNRSAARALRN
- a CDS encoding diacylglycerol kinase family protein, producing MLDKFRAALVGVFYCLRTQVNMVIHLTAAAAVVAAGVYFHVRPWEWAVLTLTITMVIAAEAFNTALEVAVDLYTSKYHPLARIAKDVAAGAVLMTAIGAIIIACIIFGPRLGLY